From a region of the Myroides sp. JBRI-B21084 genome:
- a CDS encoding 2Fe-2S iron-sulfur cluster-binding protein: MKVTIDGIEIEVEPGTTVLQAARMIGGDVVPPAMCYYSKLKDTGGNCRACLVEVSKGSEADPRPMPKMMPSCKTGVMDGMEVKVKTSDRALDARKAVTEFLLINHPLDCPVCDQAGECDLQNLSFKHGLEKTRFKEEKRTFEPENIGDNIQLHMNRCILCYRCVHTAEQICGSRNHGVLNRGDHAQISTYVSAAIDHEMSGNMIDVCPVGALTDKTFRFKSRVWFNKPYNAHRNCDKCCGKTTVWMFGNEIQRVTARKDEYHEVEDFICNECRFDHKDVNDWVIEGPRKFEKFSVINQNNYTRKMENVKIDTEKQILEGRDQDRKKISMKEVPYKNTENS, from the coding sequence ATGAAAGTTACAATAGACGGAATAGAAATTGAAGTAGAACCAGGAACCACCGTATTACAAGCTGCCCGCATGATTGGTGGCGATGTGGTACCACCTGCCATGTGTTACTATTCTAAATTAAAAGATACAGGCGGTAACTGCCGTGCATGTTTAGTGGAAGTATCAAAAGGTAGTGAAGCAGATCCACGACCTATGCCAAAAATGATGCCTTCGTGTAAAACAGGTGTTATGGACGGTATGGAAGTTAAAGTAAAAACTTCAGACAGAGCCTTAGATGCCCGCAAAGCAGTTACAGAATTTTTATTAATAAACCACCCATTAGATTGCCCCGTTTGTGACCAAGCAGGTGAGTGTGATTTGCAAAACCTGTCGTTCAAACACGGTTTAGAAAAAACGCGTTTTAAAGAAGAAAAACGTACGTTTGAACCTGAAAACATTGGTGATAACATACAACTACACATGAATCGTTGTATTTTATGTTACCGTTGTGTACATACAGCTGAACAAATTTGTGGCAGTAGAAATCACGGTGTTTTAAACCGAGGCGATCACGCACAAATATCTACATACGTTTCTGCAGCTATCGATCATGAAATGAGTGGAAACATGATTGATGTTTGTCCGGTTGGTGCATTAACAGATAAAACATTCCGTTTTAAATCGCGCGTTTGGTTTAACAAGCCTTATAATGCGCACAGAAATTGTGATAAATGCTGTGGTAAAACAACCGTTTGGATGTTTGGTAACGAAATTCAGCGTGTTACTGCACGCAAAGATGAATATCATGAAGTAGAAGATTTCATTTGCAACGAATGTCGTTTTGACCATAAAGATGTAAACGATTGGGTAATTGAAGGACCACGTAAGTTTGAAAAATTCTCGGTAATCAATCAAAACAACTACACCCGTAAAATGGAAAACGTAAAAATTGATACCGAAAAACAAATTTTAGAAGGTCGTGATCAAGATCGTAAAAAAATTAGTATGAAAGAAGTTCCATATAAAAACACCGAAAATAGTTAA
- the nuoF gene encoding NADH-quinone oxidoreductase subunit NuoF: MGQKILFEKIHIPGIKNYDVYRENGGYASVEKALKMNPDDITEEVKTSGLRGRGGAGFPVGLKWSFIDKKSGNPRHLVCNADESEPGTFKDRYLMEYIPHLLIEGMITSSFALGANLSYIYIRGEYMWVFKTLERAIKEAYAAGWLGKNIKGSGYDLDLHVHCGGGAYICGEETALIESLEGKRGNPRIKPPFPAVKGLWQNPTVVNNVESIASVPWILLNSGADYAKIGLGRSTGTKLFSVSGHVKKPGVYEIEMGITVDEFMNSDEYCGGMIDDRPLKGLIPGGSSVPILPQHLIFKTANGEDRLMTYESLADGGFATGSSLGSGGFIVYNDTACIVRNTWNFSRFYHHESCGQCSPCREGTGWMEKILWRIENGHGTEEDIDVLWSVQAKIEGNTICPLGDAAAWPVAAAIRHFRDEFEYHIRFPEKIKNRDHFVNEPFEKVKHLVAKQTL, translated from the coding sequence ATGGGACAAAAAATATTATTTGAAAAAATCCATATTCCGGGTATCAAAAATTACGATGTTTATCGCGAAAATGGTGGATACGCTTCTGTTGAAAAAGCATTAAAAATGAACCCCGACGACATTACCGAAGAAGTTAAAACTTCAGGTTTACGTGGGCGCGGTGGTGCAGGTTTCCCTGTAGGTTTAAAATGGAGTTTTATTGACAAAAAATCAGGTAATCCACGCCATTTAGTTTGTAATGCCGACGAATCGGAACCAGGTACGTTTAAAGACCGTTACCTTATGGAATACATTCCGCATTTGTTAATTGAAGGAATGATTACATCATCGTTTGCATTAGGTGCAAACCTTTCGTACATATACATTCGTGGCGAATATATGTGGGTTTTTAAAACCTTAGAACGTGCCATTAAAGAAGCCTATGCCGCAGGTTGGCTGGGTAAAAATATAAAAGGATCGGGCTACGATTTAGATCTTCACGTTCATTGCGGTGGTGGTGCTTACATTTGTGGCGAAGAAACCGCTTTAATAGAATCGTTAGAAGGTAAACGTGGTAATCCACGTATTAAACCGCCTTTCCCAGCTGTTAAAGGTTTATGGCAAAACCCTACGGTTGTTAACAATGTAGAATCTATAGCATCAGTGCCATGGATTTTGTTAAATTCTGGTGCCGATTATGCTAAAATTGGTTTAGGTAGATCTACCGGTACCAAACTATTTTCAGTTTCAGGTCATGTTAAAAAACCAGGTGTTTATGAAATTGAAATGGGTATAACCGTTGATGAATTTATGAATTCAGATGAATATTGCGGCGGTATGATTGACGATCGTCCATTAAAAGGATTAATTCCTGGTGGTTCATCAGTACCTATTCTTCCACAACATTTAATTTTTAAAACTGCAAACGGTGAAGATCGTTTAATGACTTATGAATCATTGGCCGATGGAGGTTTTGCAACAGGTTCATCGTTAGGTTCGGGCGGATTTATTGTTTATAACGATACCGCTTGTATTGTAAGAAATACATGGAATTTTTCAAGATTCTACCACCACGAAAGCTGTGGGCAATGCTCACCTTGTAGAGAAGGAACTGGATGGATGGAGAAAATTTTATGGCGTATTGAAAACGGTCACGGAACAGAGGAAGATATTGATGTATTGTGGAGTGTACAAGCAAAAATAGAAGGCAACACCATTTGTCCGTTGGGCGATGCTGCTGCTTGGCCTGTAGCTGCAGCTATTCGTCACTTTAGAGATGAATTTGAATACCACATTCGTTTCCCAGAAAAAATAAAAAACAGAGATCATTTTGTAAATGAGCCTTTTGAAAAAGTAAAACATTTAGTAGCAAAGCAAACCCTATAA
- a CDS encoding complex I 24 kDa subunit family protein → METIQKNYHQDINITPALMERINELISHYPEGKQKSALLPVLHELQDAHDNWLSVALQNKAAELLNITPIEVYEVVTFYTMFNQKPVGKYMLEFCVTSCCAINKAEDVMDYTCEKLGVKPGQVTADGLFSVVGVQCLGACGYAPMLQLGDFYHEHLTKEKVDQLIADCKEGKITLHDK, encoded by the coding sequence ATGGAAACAATACAAAAAAATTACCATCAAGATATAAATATTACTCCGGCGTTAATGGAACGTATCAACGAATTGATTAGCCATTATCCCGAAGGAAAGCAGAAATCGGCTTTATTACCCGTTTTACACGAATTACAAGATGCACATGACAATTGGTTAAGTGTAGCTTTACAAAACAAAGCAGCCGAATTACTAAACATTACACCTATTGAAGTGTACGAAGTAGTTACTTTTTACACCATGTTTAACCAAAAACCAGTAGGAAAATATATGTTGGAATTCTGTGTAACATCGTGTTGTGCTATAAACAAAGCCGAAGATGTAATGGATTATACTTGTGAAAAATTAGGTGTAAAACCTGGCCAAGTAACTGCAGACGGATTATTCTCTGTAGTTGGTGTACAATGTTTAGGTGCTTGTGGCTACGCCCCAATGTTACAGTTGGGCGATTTTTACCACGAACACTTAACCAAAGAAAAGGTAGATCAGCTGATTGCTGATTGTAAAGAAGGAAAAATAACATTACACGATAAATAA
- a CDS encoding NADH-quinone oxidoreductase subunit D translates to MSDLLLVPEKRFEKQIQETKEKDGVELSILNLGPTHPATHGIFQNILLMDGEKIIDGEGTVGYIHRAFEKIAENRPFYQINVLTDRLNYCSSPINNTGWWMTVEKALGIEIPKRVQYMRVIIMELARIADHIICSSVMGVDTGALTGFLYVMQYREKIYEIYEEICGARLTTNMGRIGGFERDWNETAWRKIDEFLAEFPAVWTEFENMLTRNRIFMDRTIGAGAVDADMAMSYGFTGPNLRAAGVDYDIRVASPYCSYEDFEFEIPVGQNGDCYDRFCVRNAEVWESMKIIRQALEKMPAEGGYHADVPDYYLPPKEDVYNNMEALIYHFKIVMGEIPVPNTEVYHSVEGGNGELGYYLITNGSRVPYRLHFRRPCFIYYQAFNEIVKGRSLSDAIITLSSMNVIAGELDC, encoded by the coding sequence ATGTCTGATTTATTATTAGTTCCAGAAAAGCGATTTGAAAAACAAATCCAGGAAACAAAAGAAAAAGATGGTGTAGAATTATCTATTTTAAATTTAGGTCCTACACACCCTGCAACTCACGGTATTTTTCAAAACATTCTTTTAATGGATGGTGAAAAAATCATCGATGGAGAAGGAACCGTTGGATACATTCACCGTGCCTTTGAAAAAATTGCCGAAAACCGTCCGTTTTATCAAATAAACGTATTAACCGATCGTTTAAACTACTGTTCATCGCCAATAAACAATACAGGTTGGTGGATGACGGTTGAAAAAGCTTTAGGTATCGAAATTCCAAAACGTGTGCAATACATGCGTGTAATTATAATGGAATTAGCCCGTATTGCCGATCACATTATATGTAGTTCGGTTATGGGGGTTGATACCGGTGCACTTACCGGCTTTTTATACGTAATGCAATACCGCGAGAAAATATACGAAATTTACGAAGAGATTTGTGGGGCGCGTTTAACAACTAACATGGGTAGAATTGGTGGTTTTGAACGCGATTGGAACGAAACAGCTTGGAGAAAAATTGATGAGTTTTTAGCTGAATTTCCTGCCGTTTGGACCGAGTTTGAAAACATGTTAACACGTAACCGTATTTTTATGGACCGTACCATTGGTGCGGGTGCTGTTGACGCAGATATGGCAATGAGCTATGGTTTTACAGGCCCTAACTTACGTGCTGCTGGTGTTGATTACGACATACGTGTTGCTAGCCCTTATTGTTCGTACGAAGATTTTGAATTTGAAATTCCTGTAGGTCAAAACGGTGATTGTTACGATCGCTTTTGTGTACGTAACGCAGAAGTTTGGGAAAGTATGAAAATTATTCGCCAAGCGTTAGAAAAAATGCCTGCTGAAGGCGGTTATCACGCCGATGTTCCCGATTACTACCTTCCTCCAAAAGAAGATGTATACAACAATATGGAAGCCCTAATTTATCACTTTAAAATTGTAATGGGCGAAATTCCAGTTCCAAATACCGAAGTGTACCACTCTGTTGAAGGTGGAAATGGTGAATTAGGCTACTATTTAATTACAAATGGCAGCCGTGTTCCTTACCGTTTACACTTCCGCAGACCTTGTTTCATTTATTACCAAGCATTTAACGAAATTGTAAAAGGCCGCAGCTTATCTGATGCCATTATTACCCTTTCTAGTATGAACGTTATTGCAGGTGAATTAGACTGTTAA
- a CDS encoding NADH-quinone oxidoreductase subunit C, whose protein sequence is MSLTNDIIQQTLSQQFAPKVENFHVLHDMLAFEVKKEASFEVIKFLKENASMNFNFLTDVCGVHYPDYDQDRQFCVVYHLHNWFENIRIRVKVFLPANNPEAESIVSLYPAANWQERETYDFYGIVFKNHPQLKRILNMDEMESFPLRKEFPLEDQGRTDKDDRFFGRTGPNC, encoded by the coding sequence ATGAGCTTAACAAACGATATTATTCAGCAAACTTTAAGCCAACAATTTGCCCCAAAAGTGGAAAATTTCCATGTATTACATGACATGTTGGCGTTTGAAGTTAAAAAAGAAGCTTCTTTTGAAGTGATTAAATTCTTAAAAGAAAATGCTTCAATGAACTTTAATTTCTTAACAGATGTTTGCGGTGTACACTACCCAGATTATGACCAAGACCGCCAATTTTGTGTAGTTTATCATTTACACAATTGGTTCGAAAATATTAGAATACGCGTAAAAGTATTTTTACCCGCAAACAATCCAGAGGCTGAAAGCATTGTTTCGTTGTATCCTGCAGCAAACTGGCAAGAGCGCGAAACGTATGATTTCTACGGAATTGTATTTAAAAACCATCCACAATTAAAACGTATTTTAAATATGGATGAAATGGAATCTTTCCCACTTAGAAAAGAATTTCCTTTAGAAGATCAAGGTAGAACCGATAAAGACGACCGTTTCTTTGGTAGAACAGGTCCTAATTGCTAA
- a CDS encoding NADH-quinone oxidoreductase subunit B — protein MSNPSNIKQVAPPAGYSGEGFFATKLSEVVGLARANSMWPLPFATSCCGIEYMATMAATYDIGRFGSERMSFSPRQADMLLVMGTIAKKMAPILRQVYEQMAEPKWVIAVGACASTGGVFDTYSVLQGIDKVIPVDVYVPGCPPRPEQILDGILELQKIVKNESVRRRSSDEYKDLLNSYNIK, from the coding sequence ATGAGTAATCCATCAAACATAAAACAAGTTGCACCTCCGGCCGGTTATTCGGGCGAAGGTTTTTTTGCAACCAAATTAAGCGAAGTGGTAGGTTTAGCACGTGCCAATTCTATGTGGCCGTTACCCTTTGCAACATCGTGCTGCGGTATTGAATACATGGCAACTATGGCAGCTACTTATGATATTGGTCGATTTGGATCAGAACGTATGAGCTTTTCTCCACGCCAAGCCGATATGCTTTTAGTAATGGGAACCATTGCAAAAAAAATGGCCCCAATTTTACGCCAAGTATACGAACAAATGGCCGAACCTAAATGGGTTATTGCCGTTGGTGCTTGTGCAAGTACAGGTGGTGTTTTTGACACCTACTCGGTATTACAAGGTATAGACAAAGTAATTCCTGTAGACGTTTACGTACCTGGTTGTCCACCACGTCCAGAGCAAATTTTAGACGGTATTTTAGAACTGCAAAAAATCGTTAAAAACGAATCGGTTCGCCGTAGAAGCAGCGATGAATACAAAGATTTATTAAACTCATATAACATTAAATAA
- a CDS encoding NADH-quinone oxidoreductase subunit A: protein MQSNQLDLIPILMQLGLAAGFVFVTIIISGFLGPKKASKNKDVNFECGIESFGNARVPFNVRYFLVAILFVLFDVEVIFMYPWAVNFMELGWEGLYKMGIFMFLLIIGLLYEFKKKGLEFE, encoded by the coding sequence ATGCAATCAAATCAATTAGATTTAATTCCAATCCTTATGCAGCTTGGGCTGGCAGCGGGTTTTGTTTTTGTTACCATTATAATTTCGGGTTTTTTAGGTCCTAAAAAAGCATCAAAAAATAAAGATGTAAACTTTGAATGCGGTATCGAATCGTTCGGTAATGCCCGCGTACCATTCAATGTACGTTACTTTTTAGTAGCAATTCTATTTGTTTTGTTTGATGTTGAAGTAATCTTCATGTATCCATGGGCCGTAAATTTCATGGAATTAGGTTGGGAAGGCTTATATAAAATGGGCATTTTTATGTTCTTACTTATCATAGGCTTACTTTATGAATTTAAGAAAAAAGGGTTAGAGTTTGAATAA
- a CDS encoding cold-shock protein, translated as MRTGTVKFFNESKGFGFITDETTGQDIFVHISGLKSRELKDGDVVNYVESDGKKGKIATDVVVL; from the coding sequence ATGAGAACAGGTACAGTAAAGTTCTTCAATGAATCAAAAGGATTTGGTTTTATTACAGACGAAACAACAGGACAAGACATTTTTGTTCATATTTCTGGATTAAAATCAAGAGAGTTAAAAGATGGCGATGTAGTAAACTACGTTGAATCTGATGGGAAAAAAGGAAAAATCGCAACAGACGTTGTTGTTTTATAA
- the accC gene encoding acetyl-CoA carboxylase biotin carboxylase subunit has translation MFKKILIANRGEIALRVIRTCKEMGIKTVAVYSTADADSLHVRFADEAVCIGPAPSAQSYLKMSNIIAAAEITNADAIHPGYGFLSENAKFSDLCQKHGIKFIGASPEMIDKMGDKATAKETMKAAGVPTVPGSDGLLESLEHAMKVAKEIGYPVMMKATAGGGGKGMREIFKEDELEKAWESARQEAAAAFGNDGMYMEKLIVDPRHIEIQVVGDSYGKACHLSERDCSIQRRHQKLTEETPSPFMTDELRLKMGEAAVKAAEYIKYEGAGTIEFLVDKDRNFYFMEMNTRIQVEHPITEQVIDYDLIREQILVAAGVPISGKDYLPQLHSIECRINAEDPFNDFRPSPGKITTLHAPGGHGVRLDTHVYSGYTIPPNYDSMIAKLITTAQTREEAISKMKRALDEFVIEGIKTTIPFHRQLMDNPDYIAGNYTTAFMESFKIQKPVEN, from the coding sequence ATGTTTAAAAAAATATTAATTGCTAACCGTGGCGAAATTGCTTTGCGCGTTATTAGAACCTGCAAAGAAATGGGTATTAAAACCGTAGCGGTTTATTCTACTGCGGATGCAGATAGTTTACACGTACGTTTTGCAGATGAAGCGGTATGTATTGGCCCTGCACCTAGTGCGCAATCGTACCTTAAAATGTCGAACATTATTGCTGCTGCCGAAATTACAAATGCAGATGCAATTCACCCTGGATATGGTTTCTTGTCTGAAAACGCAAAATTTTCAGACCTTTGCCAAAAACACGGTATCAAGTTTATTGGTGCATCTCCAGAAATGATTGATAAAATGGGCGACAAAGCCACAGCTAAAGAAACAATGAAAGCTGCTGGTGTGCCAACTGTACCAGGTTCAGACGGTTTATTAGAATCGTTAGAACACGCCATGAAAGTAGCTAAAGAAATTGGCTACCCAGTTATGATGAAAGCTACAGCTGGTGGTGGTGGTAAAGGTATGCGCGAAATTTTTAAAGAAGACGAGCTTGAAAAAGCTTGGGAAAGTGCACGCCAAGAGGCTGCTGCTGCCTTTGGAAACGACGGTATGTATATGGAAAAACTTATTGTTGACCCACGCCATATCGAAATTCAAGTAGTAGGTGATTCATATGGTAAAGCATGCCATTTATCAGAGCGTGATTGTTCGATTCAACGTCGTCACCAAAAATTAACAGAAGAAACTCCATCGCCTTTCATGACCGATGAATTGCGTTTAAAAATGGGTGAAGCTGCTGTTAAGGCTGCCGAATATATTAAATACGAAGGTGCTGGAACTATTGAATTTTTAGTTGATAAAGACCGCAACTTCTATTTTATGGAAATGAACACCCGTATACAAGTAGAACATCCTATTACAGAACAAGTAATTGATTACGATTTAATTCGTGAACAAATTTTAGTAGCTGCAGGTGTGCCTATTTCGGGTAAAGATTATTTACCACAATTACATTCAATTGAGTGCCGTATTAACGCCGAAGATCCTTTTAACGATTTTCGTCCATCGCCAGGTAAAATAACCACATTACACGCTCCAGGCGGACACGGTGTGCGTTTAGATACGCACGTATATTCTGGTTATACCATTCCACCTAACTATGATTCTATGATTGCTAAATTAATTACTACTGCACAAACACGTGAAGAAGCAATTAGCAAAATGAAACGTGCGTTAGACGAGTTTGTGATTGAAGGTATTAAAACCACTATTCCTTTCCACCGCCAGTTAATGGATAATCCTGATTATATTGCAGGTAACTATACCACAGCGTTTATGGAATCATTTAAAATTCAGAAACCTGTTGAAAATTAA
- the accB gene encoding acetyl-CoA carboxylase biotin carboxyl carrier protein produces MDIKEIQNLIKFVAKSGATEVKLEMDDFKITIKTTTENATIENGSYIQHIPVSMPQMQTAAPVATEAPAVAAAPAAEVNDDDKYITVKSPIIGTFYRKPSPDKAPFVEVGATVKAGDVLCVIEAMKLFNEIESEISGKIVKVLVDDSSPVEFDQPLFLVDPS; encoded by the coding sequence ATGGATATCAAGGAAATTCAAAATCTAATCAAATTTGTAGCAAAATCAGGCGCTACTGAAGTGAAATTAGAAATGGACGATTTTAAAATCACCATTAAAACAACTACTGAAAACGCTACTATAGAAAACGGAAGCTATATTCAACACATTCCTGTTTCTATGCCACAAATGCAAACTGCCGCACCAGTTGCTACAGAAGCACCTGCAGTTGCTGCTGCACCTGCTGCTGAAGTAAATGACGACGATAAATACATTACCGTAAAATCACCAATTATTGGTACCTTCTACCGCAAACCATCGCCAGATAAAGCTCCGTTTGTTGAAGTAGGCGCAACTGTAAAAGCGGGTGATGTATTATGTGTGATTGAAGCAATGAAGTTATTTAACGAGATTGAATCAGAAATATCAGGAAAAATTGTAAAAGTTTTAGTTGACGACTCATCTCCGGTAGAGTTTGACCAACCATTATTTTTAGTTGATCCGTCATAA
- a CDS encoding beta-ketoacyl-ACP synthase III, whose amino-acid sequence MTKITAAITAVGKYVPEYVLSNEVLETMVDTNDEWITSRTGIKERRILKDKDKGTSFMAIKAAENLIAKTGLDPKEIDLVLMATTTADMPVASTGVFVATQIGATNAFSYDLQAACSSFLYGLSTATAYVESGRYKKVLLIGADKMSSIIDYTDRATCIIFGDGAGAVLIEPNTDGYGFQDEILRSDGIGREFLKIEAGGSILPPSEETVKNKQHFVHQDGKTVFKYAVSGMADVSEQIMQRNNLTHDDVNWLVPHQANKRIIDATANRMGLNEDKVLVNIHKYGNTTSATLPLLLADFENQLKKGDNLILASFGGGFTWGAIYLKWAYTNNN is encoded by the coding sequence ATGACAAAGATTACAGCAGCCATAACAGCGGTTGGTAAATATGTACCAGAGTACGTGTTATCTAATGAAGTATTAGAAACAATGGTTGATACAAACGACGAGTGGATCACTTCGCGTACGGGTATCAAAGAACGCCGAATCTTAAAAGACAAAGATAAAGGCACCTCATTTATGGCAATTAAAGCAGCAGAAAACTTAATTGCAAAAACCGGATTAGATCCAAAAGAAATAGATTTGGTACTAATGGCAACTACAACTGCAGACATGCCCGTTGCTTCAACAGGTGTTTTTGTAGCTACACAAATAGGTGCTACAAACGCTTTTTCGTATGATTTACAAGCTGCTTGTTCAAGCTTTTTGTACGGTTTATCAACAGCAACTGCCTATGTAGAATCTGGTAGATACAAAAAAGTACTTTTAATTGGTGCCGATAAAATGTCATCTATTATAGATTACACAGATCGCGCTACTTGTATTATTTTTGGCGATGGCGCTGGTGCCGTTTTAATTGAACCTAACACTGATGGCTATGGATTTCAAGACGAAATTTTAAGAAGTGATGGCATTGGTCGCGAATTTTTAAAAATTGAAGCAGGCGGATCGATCCTTCCTCCGTCTGAAGAAACCGTTAAAAATAAACAACATTTTGTGCACCAAGACGGTAAAACTGTATTTAAATATGCCGTTTCGGGTATGGCCGATGTTAGCGAGCAAATTATGCAACGTAACAACCTAACCCACGACGACGTAAACTGGTTGGTACCACACCAAGCAAACAAACGCATTATTGACGCAACCGCAAACCGTATGGGCTTAAACGAAGATAAAGTTTTAGTAAATATACACAAATACGGCAACACAACATCGGCAACATTGCCTTTGCTTTTAGCCGATTTTGAAAACCAATTAAAAAAAGGCGACAATTTAATTTTGGCTTCTTTTGGTGGTGGTTTTACATGGGGCGCTATTTACCTAAAATGGGCTTACACAAACAATAATTAA
- the rpmF gene encoding 50S ribosomal protein L32 encodes MAHPKRKTSKTRRDKRRTHYKAVAPTIGTCAVTGEAHLMHRAYWHEGKLYYRGQVLVDKTEAVA; translated from the coding sequence ATGGCACATCCTAAAAGAAAAACCTCGAAAACAAGAAGAGATAAAAGAAGAACACACTACAAAGCTGTAGCACCAACAATTGGTACTTGCGCAGTTACTGGTGAAGCACACTTAATGCACAGAGCTTACTGGCATGAAGGAAAATTATATTACAGAGGTCAAGTTTTAGTAGACAAAACAGAAGCTGTAGCTTAA
- a CDS encoding YceD family protein, translated as MISEKDFLIQFSGLKLGTHQFEYTIENDFFNLFNYSEFNSTNIQVTVNLLKKQTMLELDFSHKGTVNVPCDVTNEDFDLPIEGTLKLLVKFGNEFNNENDELLILPFGEFQFSVAQYIYEMIALSVPYKRVHPDIAADYEEEFEDDLDFLDSDDLEMINEDDFLEEETNETEENSDNNKEIDPRWDKLKQLLTDK; from the coding sequence ATGATAAGTGAAAAAGATTTTTTAATTCAGTTTTCTGGGTTAAAACTAGGAACACATCAATTTGAATATACTATTGAAAACGATTTTTTCAATCTATTCAATTACAGTGAATTTAACAGCACTAACATACAGGTAACTGTAAACTTGTTAAAAAAACAAACCATGTTAGAGCTTGATTTTTCACACAAAGGCACCGTAAATGTACCGTGCGATGTTACCAACGAAGATTTTGATTTACCTATAGAAGGCACATTGAAACTTTTAGTAAAATTTGGAAACGAATTTAATAATGAGAACGACGAGTTATTAATTTTACCTTTTGGCGAATTCCAATTTAGTGTAGCACAATACATTTATGAAATGATTGCTCTATCGGTTCCGTACAAACGCGTACACCCCGACATTGCAGCAGACTATGAAGAAGAATTTGAAGACGATTTAGATTTTTTAGACAGCGATGATCTAGAAATGATAAACGAAGATGATTTTTTAGAAGAAGAAACAAACGAAACCGAAGAAAATTCGGACAATAATAAAGAAATTGACCCACGCTGGGATAAATTAAAACAACTATTAACGGATAAATAA